From the genome of Dehalococcoidales bacterium, one region includes:
- a CDS encoding SDR family NAD(P)-dependent oxidoreductase — translation MSRFELKGKVAIVTGGGSGIGESIAREFAKVGAKVVVTSRKQENLDRVAGEIKAAGGEALAIATDVRVPEQVENVIKQTVDTFGRLDIMVNNAGAGFPVKIEELSANGWDVIININLKGVFLCSSAAARVMIPQKSGKIINIASVAGINGSPSMSHYGAAKAGVINFTKSCSVEWAQHNINVNCIAPGMIETEGVRSQQILTAERAGDGTAAPALRLPGKVEDIANLAIFLASEEAGHITGEMFVCRGAGG, via the coding sequence ATGTCACGCTTTGAACTCAAGGGTAAGGTTGCTATTGTTACCGGTGGAGGCTCCGGCATCGGCGAGTCTATCGCCAGAGAGTTCGCCAAGGTCGGTGCCAAAGTGGTGGTCACCAGCCGGAAGCAGGAGAACCTGGACAGGGTAGCCGGGGAAATAAAAGCCGCCGGTGGGGAAGCCCTGGCCATCGCCACCGACGTGCGTGTGCCGGAGCAGGTGGAAAATGTTATCAAGCAGACCGTAGATACGTTCGGCCGGCTCGATATCATGGTGAACAACGCCGGGGCGGGCTTCCCGGTCAAGATAGAGGAGCTTTCCGCCAACGGTTGGGATGTCATCATCAACATCAATCTGAAGGGCGTCTTTCTATGCTCCTCGGCCGCGGCCAGGGTGATGATTCCCCAGAAGAGCGGCAAGATTATCAACATCGCGTCTGTGGCCGGCATAAATGGTTCCCCGAGCATGTCCCACTACGGGGCAGCCAAGGCGGGCGTTATCAACTTCACCAAGAGTTGCTCGGTGGAGTGGGCACAGCACAATATCAACGTCAACTGCATTGCTCCCGGGATGATTGAGACCGAAGGCGTGCGGTCACAGCAGATACTAACCGCAGAGCGGGCCGGAGACGGTACCGCTGCTCCGGCACTCAGGCTTCCCGGTAAGGTCGAGGATATCGCCAATCTGGCCATCTTCCTCGCCTCCGAAGAGGCCGGCCATATCACCGGGGAGATGTTTGTCTGCCGCGGTGCCGGTGGGTAG